One genomic region from Halococcus qingdaonensis encodes:
- a CDS encoding MFS transporter has translation MSANESGSLRSGTVPWQASNLHVVLASSMVGIMGVSLLTPVLPQLKGVFGVGDAAVGLIVPAFTIPGVVLTPFIGLLADRIGRRWTLVPLLLLFGVAGAGIAFASTFRQVLLLRVLQGVGGSALIMLAITLIGDYYDDPRRSAVIGINGGAIGSSGAIFPFVGGTLAAVRWQVPFLFFGVAILVGLYALSVLDEPTIGEQQSVREYFRRIRGVLAYPRAVAANLTVLVHFFMFYGMLTAIPLVLGDSYGLSSSRIGIVLATLSIASAACNTQYGRISTRVGPVVLIAVGFLLYGGSLLGLATQPSLALVVVCLLAFGTGVGLITPSLDSTIVGLVPEELRAGLMSVRTSMLRLGQTIGPVAFTAAASLSLGSSTIGFPAVFAGIGCLAIFGGGIAVAVR, from the coding sequence ATGAGTGCCAACGAATCCGGGAGCCTTCGATCGGGCACCGTTCCGTGGCAGGCGTCGAACCTCCACGTCGTTCTCGCGAGTTCGATGGTCGGGATCATGGGCGTCTCGTTGCTCACGCCCGTGCTCCCCCAGCTGAAGGGCGTGTTCGGTGTCGGCGATGCCGCTGTCGGCCTGATCGTGCCGGCGTTCACCATCCCCGGGGTCGTGCTCACCCCGTTCATCGGCCTGCTGGCCGACCGGATCGGCCGTCGCTGGACCCTCGTCCCGCTCCTGCTGCTGTTCGGCGTGGCGGGTGCGGGGATCGCCTTCGCCTCGACGTTCCGGCAGGTCCTGCTGTTGCGAGTGCTTCAGGGAGTCGGCGGCAGCGCGCTGATCATGCTCGCGATCACGCTGATCGGCGACTACTACGACGACCCGCGCCGCAGCGCCGTCATCGGCATCAACGGCGGGGCCATCGGGAGCAGTGGGGCGATCTTCCCGTTCGTCGGCGGCACGCTCGCGGCGGTGCGCTGGCAAGTACCCTTCCTGTTCTTCGGGGTGGCGATCCTGGTGGGCCTCTACGCGCTGTCGGTGCTCGACGAGCCGACGATCGGCGAGCAGCAGTCGGTACGGGAGTATTTCCGGCGAATACGGGGTGTGCTGGCGTACCCGCGCGCCGTCGCCGCCAACCTGACCGTACTCGTCCACTTTTTCATGTTCTACGGCATGCTGACGGCGATCCCGCTGGTGCTCGGCGACAGCTACGGGCTGTCGAGCAGCCGCATCGGGATCGTCCTCGCCACGCTCTCGATTGCCAGCGCCGCCTGCAACACCCAGTACGGGCGCATTTCGACGCGTGTCGGCCCGGTCGTCCTGATCGCCGTCGGCTTCCTCCTCTACGGCGGATCGTTGCTCGGGCTCGCGACACAGCCGTCGCTCGCGCTCGTCGTCGTCTGTCTGCTCGCGTTCGGCACCGGCGTCGGCCTCATCACGCCGTCGCTCGACAGCACGATCGTCGGGCTCGTCCCCGAGGAGCTGCGCGCGGGGCTGATGAGCGTCAGAACGAGCATGCTCCGACTCGGCCAGACGATCGGCCCGGTCGCATTCACCGCAGCTGCCTCCCTGTCGCTCGGATCGAGCACGATCGGCTTCCCGGCCGTGTTCGCCGGTATCGGCTGCTTGGCCATCTTCGGGGGCGGTATCGCCGTGGCGGTCCGCTGA